A section of the Streptomyces sp. NBC_01591 genome encodes:
- a CDS encoding GntR family transcriptional regulator, whose product MTPPVVHSLREQIREHIVDGIVSGRWKPGERIVERRIATELEVSQTPVREALRELETLRLIESAPNKGVRVRNLTAADLEESYPVRAGLEQIAAELAAPVLGEDCSRLTPHVTALYEADRLADGEAQVRHTVGFHREMVRAAGNAVLLHTWEGLGIEVFTALSIRWLGTVQKSYAEEHEALIEAFLRKDPDIGVLVKAHVLGCAPRA is encoded by the coding sequence ATGACCCCGCCCGTCGTCCACTCGCTGCGCGAACAGATCCGCGAGCACATCGTGGACGGGATCGTCAGCGGGCGCTGGAAGCCCGGTGAGCGGATCGTGGAGCGCCGGATCGCCACCGAGCTGGAGGTCAGCCAGACGCCGGTACGCGAGGCGCTGCGGGAGCTGGAGACGCTCCGGCTGATCGAGTCGGCCCCCAACAAGGGCGTACGGGTCCGCAATCTCACCGCCGCCGACCTGGAGGAGAGCTACCCGGTACGGGCCGGCCTGGAGCAGATCGCGGCGGAGCTGGCGGCCCCGGTCCTCGGCGAGGACTGCTCGCGCCTCACCCCGCATGTGACGGCGCTCTACGAGGCGGACCGGCTGGCCGACGGCGAGGCGCAGGTACGGCACACCGTGGGCTTCCACCGCGAGATGGTGCGGGCCGCCGGGAACGCGGTGCTGCTGCACACCTGGGAGGGGCTGGGCATCGAGGTGTTCACCGCCCTGTCGATCCGGTGGCTGGGCACGGTGCAGAAGTCGTACGCGGAGGAGCACGAGGCGCTCATCGAGGCGTTCCTGCGCAAGGACCCGGACATCGGGGTACTGGTCAAGGCGCACGTACTCGGCTGCGCGCCGCGCGCCTGA
- a CDS encoding TIGR01777 family oxidoreductase → MLHSRIAVTGASGLIGAALVRSLRADGHEVVRLVRHPARAGDEVEWDPRRGYVDVAGLVGCDAVVHLAGAGVGDHRWTAAYKQEIRDSRVLGTAAVAEAIASLDVPPKVLLSGSAIGYYGDTGDRAVDESAPAGEGFLPSVCVEWEAATAAAQEAGVRTVHARTGLVVGREGGAWGRLFPLFRAGLGGRLGNGRQYWSFIALHDEVAALRHVLDTESLSGPVNLTGPDPVTNSEVTAAMGRVLHRPTLFTAPAPALRIVLGDFAEDVLASQRVLPGQLLDSGFVFAFPGIDAAIRAALR, encoded by the coding sequence ATGCTGCACTCCCGTATCGCTGTCACCGGAGCATCCGGACTCATCGGAGCGGCGCTGGTGCGCTCGCTGCGGGCCGACGGGCACGAGGTGGTACGCCTCGTGCGGCACCCGGCGCGGGCCGGCGACGAGGTGGAGTGGGACCCCAGGCGCGGGTACGTCGACGTGGCGGGCCTGGTGGGCTGCGACGCCGTCGTCCATCTCGCCGGGGCCGGGGTCGGCGACCACCGCTGGACAGCCGCGTACAAGCAGGAGATCCGGGACAGCCGGGTGCTCGGTACCGCGGCAGTCGCGGAGGCGATCGCCTCGCTGGACGTACCGCCGAAGGTGCTGCTGTCCGGGTCGGCGATCGGCTACTACGGCGACACCGGGGACCGCGCCGTCGACGAGAGCGCCCCGGCCGGTGAGGGCTTCCTGCCGTCCGTCTGCGTGGAGTGGGAGGCGGCCACGGCCGCCGCCCAGGAGGCGGGCGTACGGACGGTGCACGCGCGCACCGGTCTGGTCGTCGGCCGCGAGGGCGGCGCCTGGGGCCGGCTCTTCCCGCTGTTCCGGGCGGGGCTGGGCGGCCGGCTGGGCAACGGGCGCCAGTACTGGAGCTTCATCGCGCTGCACGACGAGGTCGCGGCGCTGCGCCACGTCCTGGACACGGAGTCGCTGTCGGGCCCGGTGAACCTGACCGGACCCGACCCCGTCACCAACAGCGAGGTGACGGCCGCGATGGGGCGGGTGCTGCACCGCCCCACGCTCTTCACGGCTCCGGCACCGGCCCTGCGGATCGTCCTGGGGGACTTCGCGGAGGACGTGCTGGCCAGCCAGCGGGTGCTGCCGGGTCAGTTGCTGGACTCGGGCTTCGTGTTCGCCTTCCCGGGAATCGACGCGGCGATCCGCGCGGCACTGCGCTGA
- a CDS encoding DUF4240 domain-containing protein — translation MDETEFWEIVDSTRAAAEGDPEDQADLLVERLVRLDPDAVLDFARHFEARFNRAYRWDLWGAAAVLLGGASDDAFDFFRCWLIGQGREIFEGALHDPDSLADLLDDFDEEIDGDAEDLGYAADEAYEQLTGVVAPDLGLPPQAAEPEGTPVSFEDDAALAERFPSLWARFGPG, via the coding sequence ATGGACGAGACGGAGTTCTGGGAGATCGTCGACAGCACCCGCGCGGCCGCCGAGGGCGACCCCGAGGACCAGGCCGACCTGCTCGTCGAACGGCTGGTGCGGCTCGATCCCGACGCGGTGCTGGACTTCGCCAGGCACTTCGAGGCCCGTTTCAACCGCGCCTACCGCTGGGATCTGTGGGGCGCCGCCGCCGTGCTGCTCGGCGGGGCGAGCGACGACGCCTTCGACTTCTTCCGCTGCTGGCTGATCGGCCAGGGCCGGGAGATCTTCGAGGGTGCTCTGCACGACCCGGACAGCCTCGCCGATCTCCTCGACGACTTCGACGAGGAGATCGACGGGGACGCCGAGGATCTCGGCTACGCCGCCGACGAGGCGTACGAACAGCTCACCGGCGTGGTCGCCCCGGACCTCGGCCTGCCGCCCCAGGCCGCCGAGCCCGAGGGCACCCCCGTGAGCTTCGAGGACGACGCGGCCCTGGCGGAGCGCTTCCCCTCGCTCTGGGCACGGTTCGGGCCCGGCTGA
- a CDS encoding TetR family transcriptional regulator — protein MSTEPTQPSLTERRKAATQLDIARAAASLFAERGPDGTTAEDIAGRAGVALRTFYRYFRSKQDAVGPLLSGGAERWRALLEAAEPGAPLAGALEQAVTEALRVPGADGAEQLGWTRGLLRAAADDPALRAVWYRVNQDSEERLLPVLTRLAGDGADPLEVRLAAAAATDAVRVALEAWAETDAPTAGPGSPADLAVRCLHELMGGMRLLKD, from the coding sequence ATGAGCACCGAGCCGACCCAGCCGTCCCTCACCGAGCGCCGCAAGGCCGCGACTCAGCTGGACATCGCGCGCGCCGCGGCCTCGCTCTTCGCCGAGCGGGGGCCCGACGGCACCACGGCGGAGGACATCGCCGGCCGGGCAGGCGTGGCGCTGCGCACCTTCTACCGCTACTTCCGCTCCAAGCAGGACGCGGTGGGCCCGCTGCTCTCCGGCGGCGCCGAGCGCTGGCGGGCGCTGCTGGAAGCGGCCGAGCCCGGGGCCCCGCTCGCCGGGGCCCTGGAGCAGGCGGTCACCGAGGCGCTCCGGGTGCCGGGCGCGGACGGCGCCGAGCAGCTCGGCTGGACGCGCGGGCTGCTGCGGGCCGCGGCGGACGACCCGGCGCTGCGCGCCGTCTGGTACCGGGTCAATCAGGATTCGGAGGAGCGGCTGCTCCCGGTGCTGACCCGACTGGCGGGCGACGGGGCCGACCCGCTGGAGGTCCGGCTCGCCGCGGCCGCCGCCACGGACGCGGTCCGTGTCGCGCTGGAGGCCTGGGCGGAGACGGACGCGCCGACGGCCGGGCCCGGCTCACCCGCCGATCTGGCGGTGCGCTGCCTGCACGAACTCATGGGCGGCATGCGGCTGCTCAAGGACTGA
- the sucB gene encoding 2-oxoglutarate dehydrogenase, E2 component, dihydrolipoamide succinyltransferase, with protein MSVSVTLPALGESVTEGTVTRWLKAEGERVEADEPLLEVSTDKVDTEIPAPAAGILAAIKVAEDETVEVGVELAIIDDGTGAPVAAAAPAAEPAAAPAPAPVAEAPAAAPAPAAEAPAAAAPAGGTAGTDVTLPALGESVTEGTVTRWLKEVGEEVTEDEPLLEVSTDKVDTEIPAPVSGVLLEIVVAEDETAEVGAKLAVIGAAGAAPAAAPAPAAPAPVAAPAPAAPVAAPAPVAPAAPAPAPAPVAPAAPVAAPAPVAPAAPAPVAAPAPVTPAAPAATSGDDGAYVTPLVRKLAAESGVDLGAVKGTGVGGRIRKQDVVAAAEAAKAAAAAPAPAAVAPAASKAPKLEASPLRGQTVKMTRMRKVIGDNMMKALHSQAQLTSVVEVDITKLMKLRNQAKAAFAAREGVKLSPMPFFVKAAAQALKAHPVINARINEDEGTITYFDSENIGIAVDAEKGLMTPVIKGAGDLNIAGISKKTAELAGKARGGGLTPDDMSGATFTISNTGSRGALFDTVIVPPNQAAILGIGATVRRPVVIDHPDLGETIAVRDMTYLSLSYDHRLVDGADAARYLTSVKAILEAGEFEVELGL; from the coding sequence ATGTCGGTTTCCGTAACCCTTCCGGCGCTCGGCGAGAGCGTCACCGAGGGAACTGTCACCCGCTGGCTGAAGGCCGAGGGCGAGCGCGTCGAGGCCGACGAGCCGTTGCTCGAGGTTTCGACCGACAAGGTCGACACCGAGATCCCGGCCCCCGCGGCCGGCATCCTGGCCGCCATCAAGGTCGCCGAGGACGAGACCGTCGAGGTCGGCGTCGAGCTGGCCATCATCGACGACGGCACGGGTGCACCCGTGGCCGCCGCGGCTCCGGCCGCCGAGCCCGCGGCCGCCCCGGCCCCGGCGCCGGTCGCCGAGGCCCCCGCCGCAGCCCCGGCCCCCGCAGCCGAGGCCCCGGCCGCCGCCGCACCGGCCGGTGGCACCGCCGGTACCGACGTCACCCTTCCGGCGCTCGGCGAGAGCGTCACCGAGGGCACCGTCACCCGCTGGCTGAAGGAGGTCGGCGAGGAGGTCACGGAGGACGAGCCCCTCCTGGAGGTCTCCACGGACAAGGTCGACACCGAGATCCCGGCCCCGGTTTCCGGTGTGCTGCTGGAGATCGTCGTCGCCGAGGACGAGACCGCCGAGGTCGGCGCCAAGCTCGCCGTCATCGGTGCCGCCGGTGCCGCTCCGGCTGCTGCCCCGGCCCCGGCCGCTCCGGCACCCGTCGCCGCCCCGGCTCCGGCCGCCCCGGTCGCCGCCCCGGCACCGGTCGCTCCGGCCGCTCCCGCGCCGGCTCCGGCCCCGGTGGCGCCCGCCGCCCCGGTCGCGGCTCCGGCTCCGGTGGCCCCGGCCGCTCCGGCGCCCGTCGCCGCTCCGGCTCCGGTCACCCCGGCCGCCCCCGCCGCGACCTCCGGTGACGACGGCGCGTACGTCACGCCGCTGGTCCGCAAGCTCGCCGCCGAGAGCGGCGTCGACCTGGGCGCGGTCAAGGGCACCGGCGTCGGTGGCCGCATCCGCAAGCAGGACGTCGTCGCCGCCGCGGAGGCCGCCAAGGCCGCCGCAGCTGCCCCGGCTCCGGCCGCCGTTGCTCCGGCCGCCTCGAAGGCGCCGAAGCTGGAGGCCTCCCCGCTGCGCGGTCAGACGGTCAAGATGACCCGCATGCGCAAGGTCATCGGCGACAACATGATGAAGGCGCTGCACTCGCAGGCCCAGCTGACCTCGGTCGTCGAGGTCGACATCACCAAGCTGATGAAGCTGCGCAACCAGGCGAAGGCCGCGTTCGCCGCCCGTGAGGGCGTCAAGCTGTCCCCGATGCCGTTCTTCGTGAAGGCGGCGGCCCAGGCGCTGAAGGCCCACCCGGTCATCAACGCCCGGATCAACGAGGACGAGGGCACCATCACGTACTTCGACTCGGAGAACATCGGCATCGCCGTGGACGCCGAGAAGGGTCTGATGACCCCGGTCATCAAGGGTGCGGGCGACCTGAACATCGCCGGTATCTCGAAGAAGACCGCCGAGCTGGCCGGCAAGGCCCGCGGTGGCGGCCTGACGCCGGACGACATGTCCGGTGCCACCTTCACCATCAGCAACACCGGCTCGCGCGGTGCGCTGTTCGACACCGTCATCGTGCCCCCGAACCAGGCAGCCATCCTGGGCATCGGTGCCACGGTCCGCCGCCCGGTGGTCATCGACCACCCGGACCTCGGCGAGACGATCGCGGTGCGCGACATGACGTACCTCTCGCTCTCCTACGACCACCGTCTGGTGGACGGCGCGGACGCCGCCCGTTACCTGACCTCGGTCAAGGCGATCCTGGAGGCCGGTGAGTTCGAGGTCGAGCTCGGCCTCTGA
- a CDS encoding helix-turn-helix transcriptional regulator, whose amino-acid sequence MRAARLIRMVLLLQSRPAMTAAELARELEVSERTVTRDAQALSEAGVPVYADRGRAGGYRLVGGYRTRLTGLARDEAEALFLSGLPSALREMGLEDAASAARLKVSAALLPSLRDASDSAGRRFHLDAPGWYQEPVTPELLPAVAEAVWDDRIVRARYRRGGPDGEVEREMAPYGLVLKAGVWYVCARVGDDFRVYRIDRFSAVAVSDERFERDEEFDLPGFWDERAAQFARSLLRTEVTVRVSPEGVRRLPYTMDRSAVHDALEAAGPPDAEGWLTVTLRVESDEVAYSQLLALGPESEVLEPAALRDRFAAAAERLRELYH is encoded by the coding sequence ATGCGTGCTGCCCGTCTCATCAGAATGGTGCTGCTCCTGCAGTCCCGCCCCGCCATGACCGCCGCCGAGCTCGCCCGTGAGCTGGAGGTGTCCGAGCGGACCGTGACCCGGGACGCCCAGGCGCTCTCGGAAGCGGGCGTCCCGGTGTACGCGGACCGGGGCCGGGCCGGGGGCTACCGGCTGGTCGGCGGTTACCGCACCCGCCTCACCGGTCTCGCCCGTGACGAGGCCGAGGCGCTCTTCCTCTCCGGACTGCCGTCCGCCCTGCGCGAGATGGGCCTGGAGGACGCCGCGTCCGCCGCCCGGCTCAAGGTGTCGGCGGCCCTGCTGCCCTCGCTGCGGGACGCCTCCGACAGTGCCGGCCGGCGCTTCCACCTGGATGCTCCCGGCTGGTACCAGGAACCGGTCACGCCCGAACTGCTGCCGGCCGTCGCCGAGGCCGTGTGGGACGACCGGATCGTCCGTGCCCGCTATCGCCGGGGCGGCCCGGACGGCGAGGTGGAGCGGGAGATGGCACCGTACGGGCTCGTCCTGAAGGCCGGGGTCTGGTACGTCTGCGCCCGGGTGGGAGACGATTTCCGGGTGTACCGGATCGACCGGTTCTCGGCCGTGGCGGTGTCCGACGAGCGGTTCGAGCGCGACGAGGAGTTCGATCTGCCGGGCTTCTGGGACGAGCGGGCCGCCCAGTTCGCCCGGTCGCTCCTGCGGACCGAGGTGACGGTACGGGTGTCGCCGGAGGGCGTACGCCGACTGCCGTACACCATGGACCGTTCGGCGGTCCACGACGCCCTCGAAGCGGCCGGCCCGCCCGATGCCGAGGGGTGGCTCACGGTCACCCTGCGGGTCGAGTCCGACGAGGTCGCGTACAGCCAACTGCTGGCCCTGGGGCCGGAGTCGGAGGTGCTGGAACCGGCCGCCCTGCGGGACCGTTTCGCCGCGGCCGCCGAACGCCTGCGCGAGCTCTATCACTGA
- a CDS encoding SDR family NAD(P)-dependent oxidoreductase, producing the protein MNRYEGRRALITGAGSGIGQATVHRLLAEGGRVVAADVNEAGLKATHDTAVANGTAGRLTTLVLDISDEAAVRAGVASAVETLGGLDVLVNAAGILRSEHTHKTTLEFFNKIIAVNLTGTFLMIREAIPALLAGDEPVVVNFSSTSASFAHPYMSAYAASKGGIQSMTHALASEYSKQGLRVVAVAPGSISSDMTSGNGPGLPADADMSLFMKLAPALGAGFASPDTVAGVVAMLGSRDGAFITGTEIRIDGGTHF; encoded by the coding sequence ATGAACCGCTACGAAGGCCGCCGCGCACTTATCACCGGGGCCGGCTCCGGCATCGGACAGGCCACCGTCCACCGCCTCCTCGCCGAGGGCGGCCGCGTCGTCGCGGCCGACGTCAACGAGGCCGGGCTGAAGGCCACCCACGACACGGCCGTGGCGAACGGCACCGCCGGGCGCCTCACCACCCTCGTCCTGGACATCTCGGACGAGGCCGCGGTCCGGGCGGGCGTCGCCTCCGCCGTGGAGACCCTCGGCGGGCTCGACGTCCTGGTCAACGCGGCCGGAATCCTGCGCTCCGAGCACACCCACAAGACGACGCTGGAGTTCTTCAACAAGATCATCGCGGTCAACCTCACGGGTACGTTCCTGATGATCCGCGAGGCGATACCGGCCCTGCTGGCGGGCGACGAGCCGGTCGTGGTGAACTTCTCCTCCACCTCGGCGAGCTTCGCGCACCCCTACATGTCGGCGTACGCGGCGAGCAAGGGCGGCATCCAGTCGATGACGCACGCGCTGGCGAGCGAGTACAGCAAGCAGGGGCTGCGGGTCGTCGCCGTCGCGCCCGGCTCGATCTCCTCCGACATGACCAGCGGCAACGGTCCGGGGCTGCCCGCCGATGCCGACATGTCGCTCTTCATGAAGCTGGCCCCGGCGCTCGGGGCGGGCTTCGCCAGCCCGGACACCGTCGCCGGCGTCGTCGCGATGCTCGGCTCCCGGGACGGGGCCTTCATCACCGGTACGGAGATCCGGATCGACGGCGGAACCCACTTCTGA
- the aceE gene encoding pyruvate dehydrogenase (acetyl-transferring), homodimeric type has protein sequence MTDPVGKLPSELDQLPDRDPEETAEWAASLDAVTTAAGPHRAAYLMRRSLQHAEGAGIALPKLLETDYVNTIPTSAEPAFDGDLEMESRITAWNRWNAAAMVTRGARFGVGGHIATFASAAWLYETGFNHFFRGKEGDGSGDQLYIQGHASPGIYARAFLDGRLSEQQLDNFRQEAGGDGLPSYPHPRRLPWLWEFPTVSMGLGPLSAIYQARFNRYLANRNIKDTSNSHVWAFLGDGEMDEPESTAALALAARERLDNLTFVINCNLQRLDGPVRANFRVVQELEGAFRGAGWNVVKTLWGSAWDELFQLDTTGALVRRLREVPDAQFQTYATRDVAYIREHFFGAEPALAELAKLLTDAKIAECFYTSRGGHEARKVYAAYRAALAHKGAPTVILAQTVKGFTLGKGFESKNANHQMKKLSVDEFKDMRELLGLPIPDSAFADGLVPYGHPGADSPEVRYLQERRAALGGPAPARRVHAVALPQPEERAFAALKKGSGKQEMATTMAFVRLVKDLMRDKETGRRWVPIVPDEARTFGMESLFPSAGIYSPLGQTYEPVDRDQLMYYKEAKDGQILNEGITEAGAMADFIAASTSYATHGETMIPFYIFYSMFGWQRTGDQMWQLADQLGKGFIVGATAGRTTLTGEGLQHADGHSQLIAATNPASLNYDPAFAYEIAVIVKDGLRRMYGPEAENVFYYLTVYNEPKPQPAMPEGVEEGIVKGLYRFKEGTPASADAPRVQLLASGTAIHWALRAQELLAADWGVTADVWSATSWGELRREALECDEALLRGEQRVPYVTQALEGAPGPVVAVSDWMRQVPDQISQWVEQDWSSLGTDGFGLSDTRDAARRHFGVDAQSVAVAALAQLARRGEVTASAVKEARERYGL, from the coding sequence ATGACCGACCCCGTAGGAAAGCTTCCGAGCGAGCTCGACCAGCTCCCGGACCGTGACCCCGAGGAGACCGCCGAATGGGCGGCCTCCCTGGACGCCGTCACCACGGCCGCGGGCCCGCACCGCGCCGCGTACCTGATGCGGCGCTCGCTCCAGCACGCGGAGGGCGCCGGCATCGCGCTGCCCAAGCTGCTGGAGACCGATTACGTCAACACCATCCCCACCTCCGCGGAGCCCGCCTTCGACGGCGACCTGGAGATGGAGTCCCGGATCACCGCCTGGAACCGCTGGAACGCGGCCGCGATGGTCACCCGTGGCGCGCGCTTCGGCGTCGGCGGCCACATCGCCACCTTCGCCTCGGCGGCCTGGCTGTACGAGACCGGCTTCAACCACTTCTTCCGCGGCAAGGAGGGGGACGGCTCCGGCGACCAGCTCTACATCCAGGGCCACGCCTCCCCCGGCATCTACGCCCGCGCCTTCCTCGACGGCCGGCTGAGCGAGCAGCAGCTCGACAACTTCCGCCAGGAGGCGGGCGGCGACGGCCTGCCCTCCTACCCGCATCCGCGGCGGCTGCCCTGGCTGTGGGAGTTCCCCACCGTGTCGATGGGCCTCGGCCCGCTCTCGGCGATCTACCAGGCGCGCTTCAACCGCTACCTCGCCAACCGCAACATCAAGGACACGTCGAACTCGCACGTATGGGCCTTCCTCGGCGACGGCGAGATGGACGAGCCCGAGTCGACCGCCGCCCTCGCCCTCGCGGCCCGTGAGCGGCTCGACAACCTGACCTTCGTCATCAACTGCAACCTGCAGCGCCTCGACGGCCCGGTCCGCGCCAACTTCCGCGTGGTCCAGGAGCTGGAGGGCGCGTTCCGCGGCGCCGGCTGGAACGTCGTCAAGACGCTCTGGGGCAGCGCCTGGGACGAGCTGTTCCAGCTGGACACCACGGGCGCGCTGGTCCGCCGGCTCCGGGAGGTCCCGGACGCGCAGTTCCAGACGTACGCCACCCGCGATGTCGCGTACATCCGCGAGCACTTCTTCGGCGCCGAGCCCGCCCTCGCCGAGCTGGCGAAGCTGCTCACCGACGCGAAGATCGCCGAGTGTTTCTACACCTCGCGCGGCGGCCACGAGGCCCGCAAGGTGTACGCGGCGTACCGGGCGGCCCTGGCGCACAAGGGCGCGCCGACCGTGATCCTCGCCCAGACGGTGAAGGGCTTCACGCTCGGCAAGGGCTTCGAGTCCAAGAACGCCAACCACCAGATGAAGAAGCTGTCCGTCGACGAGTTCAAGGACATGCGCGAGCTGCTCGGACTCCCGATCCCGGACAGCGCCTTCGCCGACGGCCTGGTGCCCTACGGCCACCCGGGCGCCGACTCCCCCGAGGTCCGTTACCTCCAGGAGCGCCGCGCCGCCCTCGGCGGTCCCGCTCCGGCCCGCCGGGTGCACGCCGTGGCGCTGCCCCAGCCGGAGGAGCGCGCGTTCGCCGCCCTCAAGAAGGGGTCCGGCAAGCAGGAGATGGCCACGACCATGGCCTTCGTGCGCCTGGTCAAGGACCTGATGCGGGACAAGGAGACCGGCAGGCGCTGGGTTCCGATCGTCCCGGACGAGGCCCGTACCTTCGGTATGGAGTCGCTGTTCCCGTCGGCCGGTATCTACTCGCCGCTGGGCCAGACGTACGAGCCGGTCGACCGCGACCAGCTGATGTACTACAAGGAGGCCAAGGACGGCCAGATCCTCAACGAGGGGATCACCGAGGCCGGGGCCATGGCCGACTTCATCGCCGCCTCGACGTCGTACGCGACGCACGGCGAGACGATGATCCCCTTCTACATCTTCTACTCGATGTTCGGCTGGCAGCGGACCGGCGACCAGATGTGGCAGCTCGCCGACCAGCTCGGCAAGGGCTTCATCGTCGGCGCCACCGCGGGCCGTACGACGCTGACCGGTGAGGGCCTCCAGCACGCGGACGGCCACTCGCAGCTGATCGCCGCCACGAACCCCGCGTCGCTCAACTACGACCCGGCGTTCGCGTACGAGATCGCGGTGATCGTCAAGGACGGTCTGCGCCGGATGTACGGCCCCGAGGCCGAGAACGTCTTCTACTACCTGACGGTCTACAACGAGCCGAAGCCGCAGCCCGCGATGCCGGAAGGCGTCGAGGAGGGCATCGTCAAGGGCCTGTACCGCTTCAAGGAGGGCACGCCTGCCTCGGCGGACGCCCCGCGGGTCCAGCTGCTGGCCTCCGGTACGGCCATCCACTGGGCCCTTCGGGCGCAGGAGCTGCTGGCCGCGGACTGGGGTGTCACGGCCGACGTCTGGTCCGCCACCTCCTGGGGCGAGCTGCGCCGCGAGGCGCTGGAGTGCGACGAGGCGCTGCTCCGCGGTGAGCAGCGGGTGCCGTACGTGACCCAGGCGCTGGAGGGCGCACCGGGTCCGGTCGTCGCGGTCAGCGACTGGATGCGTCAGGTCCCGGACCAGATCAGCCAGTGGGTGGAGCAGGACTGGTCCTCGCTCGGCACGGACGGCTTCGGCCTCTCCGACACCCGCGACGCGGCCCGCCGCCACTTCGGCGTCGACGCGCAGTCGGTCGCGGTCGCGGCCCTGGCCCAGCTGGCCCGCCGCGGCGAGGTGACCGCGTCCGCGGTCAAGGAGGCCCGGGAGCGGTACGGGCTCTGA
- a CDS encoding GNAT family N-acetyltransferase, with translation MPEIHAHSIRPATPSDEAALGELDRATWSTLHAVMPRPQPPYAPFFDEHHRPEDFLVAEERDDTGELRLAGYTRLVPPTPLACNTHVRQIQGLAVADWARGRGVARALLRAAFAAARGDGANRMTLRVLGPNAPARALYESEGFVVEGVLPGEFFLNGRYVDDVMMGRSLAP, from the coding sequence ATGCCCGAGATCCACGCGCACTCCATCCGCCCCGCCACCCCCTCCGACGAAGCCGCTCTCGGTGAACTCGACCGCGCCACCTGGTCGACGCTGCACGCCGTGATGCCCAGGCCGCAGCCGCCGTACGCGCCGTTCTTCGACGAACACCACCGGCCCGAGGACTTCCTGGTGGCCGAGGAGCGGGACGACACGGGCGAGCTGCGCCTGGCCGGGTACACCAGGCTGGTCCCGCCGACCCCGCTGGCCTGCAACACGCATGTCCGGCAGATACAGGGCCTCGCCGTGGCCGACTGGGCGCGCGGCCGCGGTGTCGCCAGGGCCCTGCTGCGGGCCGCCTTCGCGGCGGCGCGCGGCGACGGGGCGAACCGGATGACCCTGCGGGTGCTCGGGCCCAACGCGCCCGCGCGCGCCCTGTACGAGTCGGAGGGGTTCGTCGTCGAGGGAGTGCTGCCCGGTGAGTTCTTCCTGAACGGGCGTTACGTCGACGACGTGATGATGGGCCGCTCGCTCGCCCCGTGA